One Cervus canadensis isolate Bull #8, Minnesota chromosome 13, ASM1932006v1, whole genome shotgun sequence DNA segment encodes these proteins:
- the RGS21 gene encoding regulator of G-protein signaling 21, translated as MPVKCCFHRSPTAETMAWSENMDTLLTNQAGLDAFRTFLKSEFSEENVEFWLACEDFKKTESAEKIASKARMIYSEFIEADAPKEINIDFSTRDLISKNIAEPTIKCFDEAQKLIYSLMAKDSFPRFLKSEIYKKLVNSKEIGNHKKWLPFL; from the exons ATGTTGTTTCCACAGGTCACCAACTGCAGAAACAATGGCGTGGTCTGAAAATATGGACACACTTTTAACCAATCAAG CTGGTCTAGATGCTTTTCGAACATTCCTAAAATCAGAGTTTAGTGAAGAAAATGTTGAGTTCTGGCTTGCCTGTGAAgactttaagaaaacagaaagtgcaGAAAAAATTGCTTCCAAAGCCAGGATGATTTATTCTGAATTCATTGAAGCCGATGCCCCCAAAGAG ATTAACATTGACTTCAGTACCAGGGACCTCATCTCAAAGAATATTGCAGAACCAACTATCAAATGTTTTGATGAAGCTCAGAAGTTAATCTATAGTCTGATGGCCAAGGATTCTTTTCCTCGATTTCTAAAGTCAGAGATTTATAAGAAACTGGTAAATAGCAAAGAGATTGGAAATCATAAAAAATGGCTCCCTTTCTTGTAA